From the Candidatus Sysuiplasma jiujiangense genome, one window contains:
- a CDS encoding 2-oxoacid:acceptor oxidoreductase subunit alpha, whose protein sequence is MENKLQWCIGGAQGSGVDTSANIFSRACAEGGLWIMGKREYFSNIKGEHSYFVVRVDTNKVVAHYDSIDVLATFDEETVARHFQEIVAGGALIYDPSLGNKKIAEIPTLDLRVKQEIIKQFEPTPPTINTLVSDCEKRGVHVYALPYSSLLSTISSRTGEKRTSVLGRMVNVLAVAASFAILKYDMSDLNSSIERTFGGKKSVAGINKVAAEVAYEYMTDNFKDNFNYRLKKVGRDGERRMLINGNEAVALGKVAAGLRFQTYYPITPAADESTYLERYERFSTSNGDGEKGNIVVVQTEDEIAAVTMAIGGAIAGVRTATCTSGPGFSLMAEGIGWAGINEVPVVITNYQRAGPSTGMPTRHEQGDLKFSMYGGHGDFPRIVLCSGDLEECFYDANRAFNYAEKYQLPVIHLIDKAMANSTAVMNYFEPSKMIIDRGLFLGDGTPFVMKEGEVYERFKFTENGISPRVPAGTPGAIFWNTGDEHTELGHVTEDPVIRNRMMEKRMGKLSLALKEIPQSEQFNYFGDKNPDLLIVSWGSTKGSILESMEKIRSEGQKKLGFLQMRLVHPFPSESVMSILKGAKKFAVMEMNYVGQLADVICEYTGISSNFRIVKYNGRPITVDEAYDSIKKILEGKSEARVVLTHGA, encoded by the coding sequence ATAGAAAACAAACTTCAATGGTGCATAGGTGGAGCACAGGGCAGCGGTGTTGACACATCAGCGAATATATTTTCAAGGGCATGCGCAGAAGGCGGACTTTGGATAATGGGAAAAAGGGAGTATTTCTCAAATATCAAGGGAGAACACAGTTATTTTGTCGTGAGGGTAGATACAAACAAGGTTGTAGCTCATTACGACAGTATAGACGTTCTGGCCACCTTTGACGAAGAGACGGTCGCAAGACATTTCCAGGAAATTGTAGCCGGCGGCGCACTTATATACGATCCATCGCTTGGCAACAAGAAAATTGCCGAAATTCCCACTCTCGATTTGCGGGTTAAACAGGAGATTATAAAGCAGTTTGAGCCCACACCGCCCACCATAAACACGCTTGTCAGTGATTGTGAAAAGAGAGGCGTCCATGTTTACGCATTACCTTATAGTTCACTCCTCAGCACCATCTCATCCCGAACAGGGGAGAAGAGAACCAGCGTCCTGGGAAGGATGGTAAATGTGCTCGCGGTTGCTGCCTCCTTCGCAATACTGAAGTATGATATGTCAGATCTCAACAGTTCAATCGAAAGAACGTTCGGAGGCAAGAAGAGTGTTGCAGGCATAAACAAGGTTGCGGCTGAAGTGGCATATGAGTACATGACAGACAATTTTAAAGACAATTTCAACTACAGACTCAAAAAGGTTGGCAGGGACGGCGAACGGAGAATGCTTATCAACGGCAACGAAGCCGTCGCTCTGGGAAAGGTCGCAGCAGGTCTGCGGTTTCAGACATATTATCCGATTACTCCTGCCGCGGACGAAAGCACCTATCTCGAAAGATATGAACGTTTCAGCACTTCCAATGGCGATGGTGAGAAGGGGAACATTGTTGTCGTGCAGACAGAAGATGAGATAGCAGCAGTAACCATGGCCATCGGAGGTGCGATAGCCGGCGTGCGCACCGCAACATGTACTTCAGGGCCGGGATTCTCACTCATGGCTGAAGGCATCGGCTGGGCAGGGATTAATGAAGTACCAGTCGTGATCACGAATTACCAGCGTGCGGGTCCTTCAACGGGAATGCCGACCAGGCATGAACAGGGCGACCTGAAATTTTCGATGTATGGTGGACATGGTGATTTTCCGAGAATTGTTCTGTGCTCAGGAGATCTGGAGGAATGCTTCTATGACGCGAACAGGGCATTTAATTACGCCGAGAAGTACCAGCTGCCTGTTATTCATCTGATTGACAAGGCTATGGCCAACAGCACTGCAGTGATGAATTATTTCGAACCTTCGAAGATGATCATTGACAGGGGCCTGTTCCTCGGTGATGGAACTCCCTTTGTGATGAAGGAAGGGGAGGTTTACGAACGCTTCAAATTCACAGAAAACGGCATCAGCCCGCGCGTTCCTGCAGGTACGCCCGGTGCGATTTTCTGGAATACCGGCGATGAACATACTGAACTTGGGCATGTTACCGAAGATCCTGTAATCAGGAACAGAATGATGGAAAAGAGGATGGGCAAACTCTCCCTTGCGCTTAAGGAGATACCGCAGTCGGAACAGTTCAATTATTTTGGCGACAAAAATCCGGATTTGCTCATTGTCAGCTGGGGTTCCACGAAAGGATCAATACTGGAGTCAATGGAGAAGATTCGTTCCGAAGGCCAGAAGAAACTTGGCTTTCTGCAAATGAGGCTGGTCCATCCGTTCCCATCGGAATCGGTAATGAGCATTCTGAAAGGGGCTAAGAAATTTGCAGTTATGGAAATGAACTATGTTGGCCAGCTTGCCGATGTTATATGCGAATACACTGGCATCTCATCGAATTTCAGGATTGTAAAGTACAATGGCAGGCCGATTACTGTAGACGAGGCATATGATTCTATTAAGAAAATACTTGAAGGGAAATCAGAGGCGAGGGTGGTGCTGACACATGGAGCTTAA
- a CDS encoding 2-oxoacid:ferredoxin oxidoreductase subunit beta — translation MELKLADYRTEVHNDWCPGCGDFGILSAVQMALAESHLNLNETVVVSGIGCSGKTPHYVNVTGVHTLHGRPLPFATGIKLANPHLNVVAVGGDGDGLGIGAGHFVSAGRRNVDMVYIIHDNGVYGLTKGQASPTLKLGTKTKGLNFPNITSNINPLILAMACGYTFVARGYSFNVQHLKNLIKMAMEHKGTAFLDVLQPCPTYNDINTKEWYNGEDRAGENNGRAFPRVYTLESEGYDGNVNTEKGRDAETVMLGAMRRATEWGEKIPIGVFYRNAEIPTYEERISERIPEYMSNPPAKQRLAGKDRKPLADIREYMDELSV, via the coding sequence ATGGAGCTTAAACTTGCAGATTACAGAACTGAGGTGCACAACGACTGGTGCCCGGGATGCGGAGACTTCGGAATACTGAGCGCCGTGCAGATGGCGCTGGCGGAATCTCACCTGAATTTGAATGAAACGGTAGTTGTGAGCGGCATAGGCTGTTCAGGGAAGACGCCTCATTACGTAAACGTAACAGGTGTGCACACGCTTCATGGCAGACCGTTGCCGTTTGCAACCGGCATAAAACTCGCAAATCCGCATCTGAACGTGGTGGCTGTCGGCGGAGATGGTGACGGCCTGGGAATAGGCGCGGGCCATTTTGTGAGCGCCGGAAGGAGGAATGTGGATATGGTCTACATTATACATGATAATGGTGTTTACGGCCTTACGAAGGGCCAGGCGTCTCCTACGCTGAAACTGGGTACGAAGACAAAGGGACTCAATTTCCCCAATATTACAAGCAACATCAACCCGCTGATACTGGCAATGGCATGCGGATATACATTTGTTGCCCGTGGCTACTCGTTTAATGTACAGCATCTCAAGAATCTGATTAAGATGGCAATGGAGCACAAGGGAACAGCCTTCCTTGATGTTCTTCAGCCTTGCCCAACATATAACGATATCAACACAAAAGAGTGGTATAATGGAGAGGACAGGGCAGGAGAGAACAACGGCAGGGCCTTCCCCCGTGTATACACACTGGAAAGCGAAGGGTATGACGGAAATGTGAACACCGAAAAGGGGAGAGATGCAGAAACCGTCATGCTGGGTGCGATGAGGAGGGCCACGGAATGGGGGGAAAAGATACCTATTGGCGTATTTTACAGGAATGCCGAAATTCCGACCTATGAGGAAAGGATCAGCGAAAGGATACCCGAATACATGAGCAATCCTCCTGCAAAACAGCGCCTGGCCGGAAAGGACAGGAAACCGCTGGCTGACATAAGGGAATACATGGACGAGCTCAGCGTCTGA
- a CDS encoding MFS transporter, giving the protein MVEYKWVALSNTTLGVMMAMINSTIILISLPAIFKGIGINPLTSFQYLLWILFGYNIVTATLLVTFGRLSDIFGRVKLYNMGFAIFTIGSIALSLTPGRGDTAANFIILFRIVQGIGGAFLFSNSAAILTDAFPHNERGKALGVNQIAALAGSLVGLILGGVLASYDWRYVFLVSVPFGLFGTLWSYYKLRELVKPERKSRIDIAGNTTFAAGLTLLLIGVTYGLMPYGKASMGWSSPWVAASVFGGLALLIIFPFVELKVEQPMFNLRLFKRRIFTAANFAGMLAAIARGGMMIMLIILLQGIWLPLHGYSYSSTPFWAGIYMLPMMVGFIIMGPLSGWLSDRHGARFLSTAGMGIATLSFLLFLLLPYDFQYWEFGLLLLMQGIGMGMFAAPNTASIMNSVPPEQRGAASGMRATLQNSGQTVSLAIFFIIIIDALTSSLPGAISSALASAGASSQLIAIIRSLPATGELFSAFLGYNPILTMLAAYPSLTSSLSPATYALLTGKHWFPSVIANPFMNALREAFLVSAILSAIAGIVSLLRGKVYIYDLEENTDARPDIAAENRTVKRLHTRYREIARKYKDAGKLSDETGANRGGSK; this is encoded by the coding sequence ATGGTTGAATACAAATGGGTCGCGCTTTCAAACACCACGCTTGGTGTTATGATGGCGATGATAAACAGCACAATAATTTTAATTTCGCTCCCTGCAATTTTCAAGGGCATAGGCATAAATCCGCTCACCTCGTTCCAGTACCTTCTCTGGATATTGTTTGGCTACAATATTGTTACAGCAACCCTTCTCGTGACATTCGGGAGACTGTCTGACATATTCGGAAGGGTCAAACTCTACAACATGGGCTTCGCCATCTTTACAATCGGTTCAATTGCACTGTCTCTCACCCCCGGGAGGGGGGACACTGCAGCCAACTTCATCATACTCTTCAGGATCGTTCAGGGCATAGGAGGAGCATTTCTCTTTTCCAACAGCGCTGCGATTCTGACTGACGCGTTTCCGCACAACGAACGCGGTAAGGCACTCGGCGTAAACCAGATTGCGGCTCTCGCGGGCTCACTTGTCGGTCTTATTCTCGGCGGCGTTCTCGCATCCTATGACTGGAGATATGTTTTTCTCGTAAGCGTTCCGTTCGGGCTGTTCGGAACGCTCTGGTCATACTATAAACTCAGGGAACTGGTAAAGCCTGAGCGGAAGAGCAGGATAGACATCGCCGGCAACACAACATTCGCCGCGGGCCTGACACTGCTTTTAATTGGTGTGACGTATGGTTTGATGCCTTACGGAAAAGCCAGCATGGGATGGTCAAGTCCATGGGTTGCCGCATCTGTTTTCGGAGGCCTGGCGCTGCTCATTATTTTCCCGTTTGTTGAATTGAAGGTTGAACAGCCAATGTTCAACCTGAGACTTTTCAAGAGAAGGATATTCACGGCTGCGAACTTTGCGGGCATGCTTGCTGCAATTGCAAGAGGCGGCATGATGATCATGCTCATAATTCTCCTTCAGGGTATCTGGCTTCCGCTGCATGGATACAGCTATTCGTCGACACCGTTCTGGGCAGGCATCTATATGCTGCCGATGATGGTCGGCTTCATCATAATGGGCCCACTGAGCGGGTGGCTGTCTGACAGGCACGGAGCGAGGTTTCTGTCAACTGCCGGCATGGGCATTGCAACTCTTTCTTTCCTCCTCTTTCTTCTCCTGCCATATGATTTCCAGTACTGGGAATTTGGTCTTCTGCTTTTGATGCAGGGCATAGGAATGGGTATGTTTGCCGCGCCAAACACTGCCTCGATAATGAATTCCGTTCCGCCCGAACAAAGGGGCGCAGCTTCAGGCATGAGGGCAACGCTCCAGAATTCCGGTCAGACTGTGAGTCTCGCGATATTCTTCATCATAATTATCGATGCTCTCACCTCCTCGTTGCCCGGCGCCATTTCTTCAGCCCTCGCCTCAGCCGGCGCCTCTTCACAGCTGATTGCAATAATTCGATCATTGCCGGCGACAGGCGAATTGTTCTCGGCGTTTCTTGGCTATAATCCTATATTGACAATGCTGGCAGCTTACCCTTCGCTGACTTCATCCCTGTCTCCCGCAACATATGCCCTGCTTACAGGGAAGCACTGGTTTCCGTCCGTGATTGCAAATCCGTTCATGAATGCGCTACGCGAGGCTTTTCTGGTAAGCGCGATACTTTCGGCCATAGCGGGTATAGTGTCGCTCTTGAGGGGGAAGGTATACATATACGATCTTGAAGAGAATACAGATGCCAGGCCGGATATTGCAGCTGAAAACAGGACCGTGAAAAGACTGCACACGAGGTACAGGGAAATTGCAAGAAAGTATAAGGATGCCGGAAAACTATCCGACGAGACAGGTGCAAACAGAGGAGGGTCTAAATAA
- a CDS encoding cysteine hydrolase, with product MRNSSAGTVLILVDMINEFVSGKYGSPRAEKMVPHVLTLLNKARQAEIPVIYVRDAHRENDPELKVWGKHAMEGTTASEIVTTLKPEKDETVFSKRQYSAFLNTGIDRKLKRIGARSIIFAGISADICVQHNVADAFYRGYTTLAVRECVESISADAKERALKYMETIYGTKILSLKQVEL from the coding sequence ATGAGAAACAGTTCAGCGGGCACTGTATTGATCCTTGTTGACATGATTAATGAATTCGTGAGCGGGAAATACGGCTCTCCCAGGGCAGAAAAAATGGTGCCTCATGTGCTCACACTGTTGAATAAAGCCCGGCAGGCTGAAATCCCTGTAATCTATGTCAGGGATGCGCACAGGGAAAACGACCCTGAATTGAAGGTATGGGGAAAGCATGCAATGGAGGGTACCACAGCCTCTGAAATAGTGACAACCCTGAAACCGGAAAAAGACGAGACTGTATTCAGTAAGCGGCAGTACTCAGCATTTCTGAATACAGGCATTGATCGGAAACTGAAAAGAATTGGCGCCAGAAGTATTATTTTTGCAGGGATAAGCGCTGACATATGCGTCCAGCATAATGTTGCTGATGCATTCTACAGGGGGTACACCACATTGGCTGTGAGGGAATGTGTCGAGAGTATAAGCGCGGATGCGAAGGAGAGAGCGCTAAAGTATATGGAGACAATCTACGGAACAAAGATACTGAGCCTGAAACAGGTGGAACTCTGA
- a CDS encoding site-specific DNA-methyltransferase translates to MELHLLNKLHHGSIFDILPSIPDESVDCIFADPDYNVGVKYQGKRYTTDFNSYLGECIEWARESRRILKRDGNFFIVNYGKNSAYLRVNYLDNAFYNVYEYVWVYRTNIGHGEHHFTTAHRIILHCTKSPDNKFYKDAVAQPYQNPGDRRIKELIKSGSPGRMPYSWLEGTADGTANSERDWFEFNLVKNVGFAKTFHSCQIPEKLSEMLFRATCRKGDTVLILFGGSGSEIAVCHRLGLNWISAESIPEYCGIIEKRLANDGMVAESDRMINFMKRKAGHKK, encoded by the coding sequence ATGGAGCTTCATTTGCTCAATAAGCTACATCACGGTTCTATTTTCGATATACTTCCATCCATTCCTGATGAAAGTGTCGATTGTATTTTCGCAGATCCTGATTACAACGTTGGCGTCAAGTATCAGGGAAAACGGTATACGACGGACTTCAACAGTTATTTGGGCGAGTGTATAGAATGGGCGCGTGAAAGCCGGAGAATTTTGAAGAGAGATGGAAATTTCTTTATAGTAAACTACGGCAAAAACAGTGCATATCTCCGTGTCAATTATCTGGATAACGCCTTTTATAACGTTTATGAATACGTTTGGGTGTACAGGACAAACATCGGTCACGGAGAGCATCACTTTACAACCGCGCATCGAATAATTCTTCACTGTACGAAGTCTCCGGATAACAAATTCTATAAAGATGCCGTAGCCCAGCCCTATCAAAATCCCGGCGACAGGAGGATAAAAGAACTGATTAAGTCTGGTTCCCCAGGGAGAATGCCTTATTCCTGGCTCGAGGGGACTGCGGACGGCACGGCCAACTCAGAAAGGGACTGGTTCGAATTCAATCTCGTGAAAAATGTCGGTTTTGCAAAAACATTCCATTCATGCCAGATCCCGGAAAAACTTTCAGAAATGCTGTTCAGGGCGACCTGCAGGAAGGGAGATACAGTGTTGATTCTATTCGGCGGCTCAGGATCTGAAATTGCAGTTTGCCATCGCCTTGGACTGAACTGGATAAGCGCCGAAAGCATTCCTGAATACTGTGGGATTATCGAAAAGAGGCTTGCTAATGACGGAATGGTCGCGGAGTCAGACAGAATGATCAATTTTATGAAAAGAAAGGCAGGTCATAAGAAGTAA
- a CDS encoding winged helix-turn-helix domain-containing protein: MKGSLERLKEIKLCSNADLKNARELAESIMSPPASKRVADIERMFKALGGHNRIVILLMLSRKEMCVCEMTAALNIPQPSISHELGILEREEFIKRRRVGRWVFYSLSKNFLTDNLINPLFREISEMST, encoded by the coding sequence TTGAAAGGAAGTCTTGAAAGACTGAAGGAAATCAAACTGTGTTCAAACGCAGATCTCAAGAATGCCAGGGAACTGGCGGAATCGATTATGTCTCCTCCGGCATCGAAGAGAGTTGCAGATATTGAAAGAATGTTCAAAGCTCTAGGAGGGCACAATCGCATTGTCATCCTGCTCATGCTCTCAAGGAAAGAAATGTGTGTCTGCGAAATGACGGCCGCGCTCAACATTCCTCAGCCTTCAATAAGTCATGAGCTGGGGATACTTGAAAGAGAGGAATTTATAAAAAGAAGAAGGGTTGGAAGGTGGGTTTTCTACAGTCTGTCGAAAAATTTCCTTACAGACAATTTGATCAATCCACTTTTCAGAGAAATATCGGAAATGTCCACATGA
- a CDS encoding DUF4430 domain-containing protein translates to MTGGRRKAALAVFVSAVAILSIAAYSVLTPGAVAGHKVRATLIIDFNNGHPHSFYKYKVFWRMTGGKWEFTEEASNITTYVFENVTVSTPDVWVLMNESSGIMRSTAGYGLMIVKTYYPEYSDYFITSIAGVSNSNTLGLYWQYDVNGSLALYGVLHETIHQGSTVDWFFGSYSGQ, encoded by the coding sequence TTGACAGGGGGAAGAAGAAAGGCAGCTCTTGCTGTTTTCGTCTCTGCTGTTGCCATACTGTCCATAGCTGCCTATTCCGTTTTAACTCCCGGAGCTGTTGCCGGACATAAAGTGAGAGCAACACTGATCATTGATTTCAACAATGGGCATCCTCACAGTTTCTACAAATACAAGGTTTTCTGGCGAATGACCGGCGGTAAATGGGAATTCACTGAAGAGGCATCAAATATCACGACATATGTGTTTGAGAACGTGACCGTCAGCACTCCTGACGTCTGGGTGCTGATGAACGAATCGTCGGGAATTATGCGATCTACCGCGGGATACGGCCTTATGATAGTGAAAACCTACTATCCTGAATATTCTGACTATTTCATAACATCTATAGCCGGTGTTTCCAACAGCAATACACTCGGTCTCTACTGGCAGTATGATGTAAACGGCTCGCTGGCCCTGTACGGTGTGCTGCACGAAACAATTCACCAGGGGAGCACTGTTGACTGGTTCTTCGGCAGCTACAGTGGTCAGTAA
- a CDS encoding nicotinate phosphoribosyltransferase: MCREYKRGCEGESAKVYGDNLRNKDTEPETGGTLKKFFTATDKQIDSGYTTDVYFTRTRKILKENGLEKLKVTAEVTTSELPEGWIWGIYSGLAEALRLFEGKPVDIYSFREGTVFRAKSRQGVLVPVMTITGAYYDFALYETPLLGFLCHSSGISTVSSRYRMRCGKKTLLAFGIRRAHPAIAPMIDRASYIGGCDAVSSIAGAELIGHPPQGTMPHASVIVFGDSAKAFAAYSESVSGDEKKIVLVDTFSDERQESLLAAMNIKGLYGIRLDTPKSRRGSLPSIVSEVRWELNSKGHGDIKIFVSGGIREDDLADLIDAGVDGFGVGTAISNASVIDYSLDIVEVDGSAIAKRGKFSGRKEVYRCPDCFQFDVLPEGSGVPSCNVCDLKEEKMLRKVMSKGRLVSKTESPDETRNYVIRQLSKIRMPDMST, encoded by the coding sequence ATGTGTCGAGAGTATAAGCGCGGATGCGAAGGAGAGAGCGCTAAAGTATATGGAGACAATCTACGGAACAAAGATACTGAGCCTGAAACAGGTGGAACTCTGAAGAAATTCTTTACGGCTACAGACAAACAGATTGATAGTGGCTATACAACCGACGTTTATTTTACGAGAACAAGAAAAATACTCAAAGAAAACGGTCTAGAAAAGCTGAAAGTGACTGCCGAAGTAACAACCAGCGAATTGCCGGAAGGATGGATATGGGGAATCTATTCCGGACTTGCTGAGGCACTGAGACTTTTCGAGGGCAAGCCAGTGGATATATACTCCTTCAGGGAAGGGACAGTGTTCAGAGCCAAATCAAGACAGGGTGTGCTCGTCCCCGTCATGACAATAACCGGCGCTTACTATGATTTCGCCCTCTATGAAACGCCTCTTCTTGGTTTCCTCTGCCATTCGTCTGGTATTTCCACTGTCTCATCCCGCTACAGAATGAGATGTGGCAAAAAGACACTTCTTGCTTTCGGCATAAGACGTGCGCATCCAGCTATTGCTCCGATGATTGACAGGGCATCATATATCGGAGGATGCGATGCAGTATCTTCTATTGCAGGTGCGGAATTAATTGGTCATCCACCCCAGGGAACTATGCCCCATGCAAGTGTAATCGTTTTCGGCGATTCGGCAAAGGCATTTGCAGCTTATTCTGAATCTGTTTCAGGAGATGAAAAGAAGATAGTTCTCGTCGACACGTTTTCAGACGAAAGACAGGAATCACTTCTGGCTGCAATGAATATCAAGGGACTCTACGGTATCCGGCTGGACACGCCAAAGTCAAGGCGCGGCAGCCTTCCGTCAATAGTATCGGAAGTGCGCTGGGAGCTAAACAGTAAAGGCCATGGTGACATCAAAATATTTGTATCAGGCGGAATCAGGGAGGATGATTTAGCCGATCTCATAGACGCCGGTGTTGATGGTTTTGGCGTCGGCACGGCTATAAGCAACGCTTCCGTGATAGACTATTCCCTGGATATAGTCGAAGTCGACGGCAGCGCTATTGCAAAGAGAGGGAAGTTTTCCGGTCGAAAGGAAGTGTACCGCTGCCCTGACTGTTTTCAATTCGATGTCCTCCCCGAAGGTAGCGGAGTCCCCTCCTGTAATGTTTGTGACTTGAAGGAGGAGAAAATGCTGAGGAAAGTAATGTCAAAGGGCAGACTCGTTTCAAAAACAGAAAGTCCTGATGAAACACGCAATTATGTGATAAGACAGCTGTCAAAAATACGGATGCCTGACATGTCTACCTGA
- a CDS encoding DNA protection protein DPS (play a key role in DNA protection against oxidative stress by oxidizing Fe(II) to Fe(III); induced by iron depletion and hydrogen peroxide) — MNVDKLIEKPVRAVGAEPATYHYYTILRMHLIGPEGERLKEIAVDARFEDRLHFELMTPRIYELDGEPPSDIRKFADQSSYPDAYLPDDCKDHKSILKVPLRAEQCAICVWSEVCHMIAGGNDHRTYDFAQRIMTEETEREAWFLEFLYGRPSSHFRRRFPREGPRPSK; from the coding sequence GTGAACGTCGACAAATTGATTGAAAAACCTGTCAGGGCAGTTGGTGCCGAACCTGCAACTTACCATTACTACACAATTCTCAGAATGCATCTTATTGGGCCTGAAGGCGAGAGGCTGAAGGAGATTGCAGTGGATGCAAGATTTGAAGACAGGCTGCACTTCGAGCTGATGACTCCAAGGATCTACGAACTTGACGGAGAACCTCCCAGTGATATAAGGAAATTCGCCGACCAGTCATCGTACCCGGATGCTTACTTGCCAGATGATTGTAAGGACCACAAATCGATATTGAAGGTGCCGCTTCGGGCTGAGCAGTGTGCAATTTGCGTGTGGTCTGAGGTCTGTCACATGATTGCCGGTGGCAATGACCATAGAACATACGATTTCGCTCAGAGAATTATGACTGAAGAAACTGAACGTGAGGCGTGGTTCCTGGAGTTTCTCTACGGCAGGCCATCTAGTCATTTCAGAAGAAGATTCCCAAGAGAAGGTCCGCGCCCATCAAAGTGA
- a CDS encoding PAC2 family protein, translating to MDDNMLPAASNVSESLSDELTIVEETRMEITEALVLVGFPTIGLVSSIVANHVIRQLDLKRIGYISSRFFIPTAVVIDGVPNPPVRIYGGDHVCGPEKKCQQVIVITSEFTPPPDTMDALANCILEWSARKRSSTIISLEGINTPSDTAQTEPSIFGVGSTLEARHMLKDFGVEQMSDGMVGGLSGVLLHKGSVSRRNVISLLAETPANYPGARSAARTIEVLDHMLPLIKLDPKPLYKKATEIENAIKDALSKSRPQGELGFSENNPAYS from the coding sequence ATGGATGACAATATGTTGCCGGCCGCGTCAAATGTATCGGAATCACTATCGGACGAACTGACAATTGTTGAAGAAACGAGGATGGAAATAACCGAAGCCCTTGTCCTTGTGGGTTTCCCGACCATAGGACTTGTTAGTTCCATCGTTGCCAACCATGTGATAAGGCAACTGGATCTCAAGCGCATAGGATACATCTCTTCCAGATTTTTCATACCTACAGCGGTCGTAATCGACGGTGTTCCAAATCCGCCCGTCAGGATCTATGGTGGAGACCATGTTTGCGGACCTGAGAAGAAATGCCAGCAGGTCATTGTGATAACCTCAGAATTCACACCTCCGCCGGACACAATGGATGCGCTTGCTAACTGTATTCTTGAATGGAGCGCGAGGAAAAGGAGTTCCACGATAATTTCACTCGAAGGAATAAACACACCATCTGACACCGCTCAGACAGAGCCGTCGATTTTTGGCGTCGGAAGCACGCTGGAGGCAAGACACATGCTGAAGGATTTCGGCGTTGAGCAGATGAGTGACGGGATGGTTGGCGGCCTGTCAGGCGTACTGCTTCACAAGGGATCGGTCAGCAGGAGGAACGTCATTTCACTACTCGCAGAAACGCCTGCAAATTATCCGGGTGCGAGATCGGCTGCCAGAACTATCGAAGTGCTAGACCACATGCTGCCACTCATAAAGCTGGATCCGAAACCGCTCTACAAGAAGGCGACCGAAATAGAGAACGCGATTAAGGATGCCCTTTCAAAATCCAGGCCTCAGGGAGAACTGGGTTTCAGCGAAAATAACCCGGCCTATAGTTGA
- a CDS encoding preprotein translocase subunit Sec61beta, producing the protein MAKKKGEGFQSAAGLIRYFDAEDEKALKLSPWLVIALIIATVVILEYLTAFYPLG; encoded by the coding sequence ATGGCGAAAAAGAAAGGTGAGGGTTTCCAGTCTGCCGCGGGTCTTATCAGATATTTTGATGCGGAGGACGAAAAGGCTCTGAAATTGAGCCCTTGGCTAGTGATTGCGCTCATAATTGCCACCGTTGTTATACTGGAATATCTTACAGCCTTCTACCCACTCGGCTGA
- a CDS encoding MarR family transcriptional regulator, translating into MSRAEKSMKAWSNFIDAARMMKRDFDRELGKCGISFIEFKIISILEKNGPMTMVAISEELILTKAGVTLLTDRLEEKGLLERTRKEGDRRLIYVSTTVSGRQVFREANQLYLKLVQSKLDLLSSNEVESLIEIMEKMKGLGRREHSTSSV; encoded by the coding sequence ATGTCTAGGGCGGAAAAATCCATGAAGGCATGGTCTAACTTCATAGACGCGGCCAGGATGATGAAGAGGGATTTTGACAGGGAACTTGGAAAGTGCGGGATCTCATTTATCGAGTTCAAGATAATTTCCATTCTGGAGAAAAACGGTCCTATGACGATGGTGGCCATATCTGAAGAACTGATATTGACCAAGGCAGGTGTCACGCTCCTTACTGACAGACTGGAAGAGAAAGGTCTGCTGGAGAGGACAAGGAAGGAGGGGGACAGGAGGCTTATCTATGTGTCGACAACGGTGTCCGGCAGGCAGGTATTCAGAGAGGCGAACCAGCTGTACTTGAAGCTAGTCCAGTCAAAGCTTGACCTCCTGAGCAGCAATGAAGTCGAAAGCCTGATAGAAATTATGGAGAAGATGAAAGGGCTTGGCAGACGGGAACACAGCACCTCTTCCGTCTGA